A genomic stretch from Terriglobales bacterium includes:
- a CDS encoding malectin domain-containing carbohydrate-binding protein, which translates to MKNERGTSLFFGLAVLLLFANLLASAQVSVVTQHNDLGRTGQNLNETVLTPLNVNATQFGLQFKVAVDNQIYAEPLVVANVSIGGGTHNVVYVGTTSNSVYAFDADSGTQYWHVNLGTPIANTNYGAGCVDINGNAGIVGTPVIDPASGTLYVVNSLNNAGAFSFMLHALDIITGADKAGSPVQITNSGFSALAQNQRAGMALASGTLLIPFSSHCDMGTYHGFLFSYNPTTLAKLAVFNTSPTGNGDSLWMSGQGPAVDSAGNIYFGTSNGTWDGVSNFSESFIKLSSSLGLVDWFTAGNHATLDGGDLDLDTSGPLLIPPGGRLVMVGKSSTGYVVDTASLGHLGDGTAVQTIKLGAALHGSPVYWNSGVNGPEVYMWAQGDNLKAFQFNGNNLNLPNFQTGPDFIGGEPGAYLAISASGNTNGIVWANAVLSGDANHGSVPGVLRAYDANKISTELYNNQQNATRDSCNLFAKNGYPTIANGKVYLGSFGAANAGTGQLCVYGLFPTNCPIPTAPSGLTATAASGSQVNLSWTASTATPCTVSYSIFRSTTPGFTPSSNNQVASSVFTTTFSDNTATPSTTYFYLVEGNDPKGASAPSNQAMVTTGPPITNIAINAGGPAVSPFFADEDFNGGTTINHANTIDLSGVTNPAPMAVYQTARIGTFSYVIPGFAPGSSQKVRLHFAETFFATAGSRTFNVFINTTQVLSNFDIFATAGAKNKAVIEEFTENADANGVYTITFNALVNSSLISGIEIVPGAGGCTIVPTAPSGLGATAVSSSQINLSWTASTASGCTISYNVFRSTTSGFTPSSSNQIASGVSGTSFPNTGLTANTTYFYLVEATDTAGTSAASNQASATTLPSCTIVPSTPTALGATAVSSSQINLSWTASTASGCTVTYNVFRSTTSGFTPSSSNQIASGVSGTSFPNTGLTANTTYFYLVEATDTAGTSAASNQASATTLPATALQINCGGPAVSPFVADEFFAGGATINHPNTIDLSGVTNPAPMAVYQTGRIASFTYTIPGFTAGSSHTVRLHFAETYWGTAGSRIFNVTINGTAVLTNFDIFATAGAKNKAVIEQFTENANSSGQYVIVFTPVKDNSLVSGIEVQ; encoded by the coding sequence GTGAAAAACGAGAGAGGAACTTCGCTATTTTTCGGTTTGGCTGTACTTCTGCTGTTTGCCAATCTGCTCGCATCGGCCCAAGTCAGCGTCGTAACCCAGCACAACGACCTTGGGCGAACCGGGCAAAACCTGAACGAAACCGTGCTGACGCCATTGAACGTGAACGCTACCCAGTTTGGCCTGCAGTTCAAGGTTGCGGTTGATAACCAAATCTACGCAGAGCCGCTGGTCGTGGCGAATGTCAGCATTGGCGGGGGCACGCACAATGTGGTCTACGTTGGGACGACGAGTAATAGCGTCTACGCCTTTGACGCCGACAGCGGGACCCAGTACTGGCACGTAAATCTAGGGACCCCGATCGCCAACACCAATTACGGCGCCGGATGCGTGGATATCAACGGCAACGCGGGAATCGTCGGCACGCCGGTGATTGATCCTGCCAGCGGAACACTTTACGTGGTGAATTCTCTCAACAATGCCGGTGCCTTTTCGTTCATGTTGCACGCACTCGATATCATCACGGGAGCTGACAAAGCCGGAAGCCCGGTCCAGATCACGAATAGCGGCTTCAGCGCCCTGGCGCAGAACCAGCGGGCGGGGATGGCGCTGGCCAGTGGCACTCTCTTGATTCCCTTCAGTTCGCACTGCGACATGGGGACGTATCACGGATTCCTTTTTTCCTACAACCCCACGACCTTGGCGAAGCTGGCAGTTTTTAATACCTCCCCAACGGGCAATGGCGACAGCCTGTGGATGTCGGGACAAGGGCCGGCGGTGGATTCTGCCGGCAACATTTATTTCGGAACCAGCAACGGGACCTGGGACGGTGTTTCGAATTTCAGCGAGAGCTTCATCAAGCTCAGCAGCAGCCTGGGATTGGTTGACTGGTTTACGGCTGGGAACCACGCCACCCTCGATGGAGGCGATTTGGACCTCGATACCTCCGGACCACTGTTGATTCCACCGGGAGGCCGCCTGGTCATGGTCGGCAAATCTTCGACGGGGTATGTGGTTGATACCGCCAGTCTGGGACACCTGGGGGACGGAACCGCGGTGCAGACCATCAAGCTCGGAGCGGCTCTTCATGGAAGCCCTGTGTATTGGAACAGCGGAGTGAATGGTCCCGAAGTCTACATGTGGGCTCAAGGTGACAACCTGAAGGCGTTTCAGTTCAACGGGAACAACTTGAACCTGCCGAACTTTCAGACCGGGCCAGATTTTATTGGCGGAGAACCTGGAGCCTATCTTGCGATTTCGGCCAGCGGAAACACCAACGGCATCGTGTGGGCCAACGCGGTCCTGAGTGGCGACGCCAATCACGGTTCGGTGCCCGGCGTCCTTCGTGCGTACGACGCCAACAAGATTTCCACAGAACTTTATAACAACCAACAGAACGCCACCCGGGATAGCTGCAACCTCTTTGCTAAGAATGGCTATCCCACAATTGCCAACGGCAAGGTGTATCTGGGCAGTTTCGGCGCAGCCAACGCCGGTACCGGACAACTCTGCGTCTATGGGCTGTTTCCGACCAATTGTCCTATACCCACCGCACCGAGCGGACTGACGGCGACGGCAGCTTCCGGCAGCCAGGTCAACCTGAGCTGGACGGCAAGCACGGCGACGCCCTGCACCGTGAGCTATAGCATCTTTCGCAGCACGACTCCCGGGTTTACACCCTCGAGCAACAATCAGGTTGCGAGCAGTGTGTTCACCACCACTTTCTCGGACAATACGGCTACGCCGTCTACTACTTATTTTTACCTAGTGGAGGGCAATGATCCAAAAGGCGCATCCGCTCCCTCGAACCAGGCCATGGTCACAACCGGACCGCCGATTACGAACATTGCGATCAACGCCGGCGGGCCGGCGGTGAGTCCGTTCTTTGCCGATGAGGATTTCAATGGCGGCACTACCATCAACCATGCCAATACCATCGATTTGAGCGGCGTGACCAACCCAGCGCCCATGGCTGTGTACCAGACCGCGCGAATCGGGACTTTCAGCTACGTCATCCCGGGCTTTGCTCCCGGCTCGAGTCAGAAGGTACGGCTGCACTTCGCCGAGACCTTCTTCGCGACTGCCGGCTCCCGCACCTTTAACGTGTTCATCAACACCACTCAGGTATTGAGCAACTTCGATATCTTTGCCACCGCGGGCGCCAAGAACAAAGCCGTGATCGAGGAGTTCACGGAGAACGCAGATGCCAACGGCGTCTACACGATCACATTCAACGCGCTGGTCAACAGCTCGCTGATAAGCGGGATCGAAATCGTTCCCGGTGCCGGTGGTTGCACGATAGTGCCTACCGCGCCAAGCGGGCTGGGGGCGACGGCGGTTTCCAGCAGTCAGATCAACTTGAGCTGGACTGCGAGCACGGCGTCGGGCTGCACGATTAGCTACAATGTTTTCCGCAGCACCACGTCAGGCTTCACGCCTTCCAGCAGCAACCAGATCGCCAGCGGTGTGAGCGGGACGTCTTTCCCGAATACGGGACTGACGGCCAACACTACATACTTCTATCTGGTAGAGGCTACGGACACGGCCGGTACATCGGCGGCATCCAACCAGGCCAGCGCAACCACGCTTCCCTCTTGCACGATAGTGCCCAGTACACCAACTGCGCTGGGGGCGACGGCGGTTTCCAGCAGCCAGATCAACTTGAGCTGGACTGCGAGCACAGCGTCGGGCTGCACGGTCACCTATAACGTTTTCCGCAGCACTACGTCGGGCTTCACACCTTCCAGCAGCAACCAGATCGCCAGCGGTGTGAGCGGGACGTCTTTCCCGAATACTGGACTGACGGCAAACACTACGTACTTCTATCTAGTAGAGGCTACGGACACGGCCGGTACATCGGCAGCCTCCAACCAGGCCAGTGCAACCACGCTGCCAGCCACCGCCCTCCAGATCAACTGCGGCGGGCCGGCGGTGAGTCCATTCGTTGCCGACGAGTTCTTCGCTGGCGGCGCCACCATCAATCATCCCAACACCATTGATCTGAGCGGTGTGACGAACCCGGCGCCCATGGCCGTGTATCAAACCGGACGCATTGCGAGTTTCACTTACACGATTCCCGGCTTCACCGCTGGGTCGAGCCATACGGTACGGTTGCACTTTGCCGAAACCTACTGGGGTACGGCAGGTAGCCGAATCTTCAACGTAACCATCAACGGCACTGCGGTATTGACGAACTTCGATATCTTCGCGACCGCGGGCGCCAAAAACAAGGCCGTCATCGAGCAGTTCACGGAGAATGCAAATTCCAGCGGCCAGTACGTGATCGTCTTCACTCCGGTGAAGGACAACTCCCTGGTTAGTGGAATCGAGGTCCAATAG
- a CDS encoding malectin domain-containing carbohydrate-binding protein gives MRKLSLLQESESLSSKEFRTDRSVRMRLQSISGAGLSLLFMMAVLLLLAPLANAQVQNWGTPVFADEFNGAAGVFTPTSSNNQFWTFNTGQGVFGTGEIEDMIDDGTTSYLDGNGHLVIKTYLSGSTYFSARFKSQLNGGRGFDFQYGRVESSIQIPTSQAIWPAFWMLGDNGVTWPGCGEIDIMENNGAKPTQIKGTIHGIGYANTGLGAHFNSATPLPNGFHKYGLIWSPFLVQFYVDDPTNIYASYTPGEVMGVGTNPSNGASTLGQWDFFGHPFFVIYDVAVGGGFVGPPGAGTVVPQFMNIDYVHVYQTPAPASVTALTATAISNSQVQLSWGASATAASDPGITYNIFRSTTAGTAHNISNTDMTHMISTGVHGTSFTDVLLTPGTTYHYVVTATGQESGESPLSNEASVTLPTTGTNVQAIAINSGGLVGTDNFVQDIGYNLGASNAYPDVIDVSKVVNPAPQGVYRTERWGPTTYTIPNLTPGASYTVRLHFAETAVTAAGQRAFNVAINGTTVLSNFDLFAAAGGEFIANIQQFNVTADSSGKLTIAFTLGTNGAPHTNPSLRGIEVIPATTPDFTISATPGSQTVAAGSNTSYTVAVAAKNGFTGTVGLGISGLPSGASGSFNPTSVSGSGSSALTVTTSSSTPAGTYTLTITGTSGSLSHSAGVTLVVTATPPQPPSNLTAAATSSSAISLNWTASPTSGVTYDVFRSTTSGFTPSSSNQIASGVSSTSFPDSGLTCNTAYFYLVEAANSAGTSAASNQATATTQTCPQIQPPSNLTATATSSSAINLSWTASPTSGVTYDVFRSTTSGFTPSSSNQIANGVTSTSFSNTGLTCNTAYFYLVEAANSSGTSTPSNQASATTQTCPTTLVQINCGGPAVSPFVADEFFAGGGTINHANTIDLSGVTNPAPMAVYQTARIASFTYTIPGFTAGSSHTVRLHFAEIYWSAAGKRVFNVSINGTTVLTNFDIFATAGAKNKAVIEQFTGNANASGQYVIKFTPVTDNSLVSGIEIQ, from the coding sequence ATGAGGAAGCTGTCGCTGTTACAGGAATCGGAAAGCTTAAGCTCAAAAGAGTTTCGTACCGATCGCTCCGTGCGAATGAGACTGCAGTCTATTTCAGGTGCGGGTCTATCTTTGCTGTTCATGATGGCCGTGCTATTACTTCTGGCGCCGCTGGCCAACGCACAGGTACAGAATTGGGGAACGCCGGTCTTTGCTGATGAGTTCAACGGCGCGGCCGGGGTTTTTACGCCCACCAGCAGCAACAACCAGTTTTGGACTTTCAATACCGGCCAGGGCGTCTTTGGCACCGGCGAGATCGAAGACATGATTGACGATGGCACCACGTCTTATCTCGACGGCAACGGCCATCTGGTCATCAAGACTTACTTGTCAGGCAGTACCTATTTCTCTGCCCGCTTCAAGTCGCAGCTCAACGGCGGTCGTGGCTTTGACTTTCAATACGGCAGAGTCGAATCGAGCATTCAAATTCCTACCAGCCAGGCCATCTGGCCTGCCTTCTGGATGCTGGGCGACAACGGCGTCACCTGGCCGGGCTGCGGCGAAATTGACATCATGGAGAACAACGGCGCCAAGCCGACCCAGATTAAGGGAACCATCCATGGCATCGGCTATGCGAACACCGGCTTGGGGGCGCACTTCAATTCCGCAACGCCTCTCCCCAATGGATTTCATAAGTACGGCCTGATTTGGTCGCCTTTTTTGGTCCAGTTCTATGTTGATGATCCGACCAACATCTATGCCAGTTATACGCCCGGCGAAGTCATGGGCGTCGGCACGAATCCCAGCAACGGCGCATCAACGCTCGGCCAGTGGGATTTCTTTGGCCATCCCTTCTTTGTCATCTACGATGTGGCGGTGGGCGGCGGATTCGTCGGACCTCCGGGCGCGGGCACGGTCGTGCCGCAGTTCATGAATATTGACTACGTTCATGTTTACCAGACGCCCGCGCCGGCGAGCGTTACAGCTTTGACCGCGACGGCGATTTCCAATAGCCAGGTGCAGTTGAGTTGGGGCGCCAGCGCGACCGCAGCCAGCGATCCTGGTATTACCTACAACATCTTTCGCAGCACCACGGCGGGTACAGCGCACAACATCTCGAATACCGACATGACCCACATGATCTCCACCGGTGTTCATGGAACCAGCTTTACCGACGTTCTGCTGACTCCGGGTACGACCTACCACTACGTGGTTACAGCAACAGGCCAGGAGTCGGGCGAATCCCCTCTCTCCAATGAGGCCAGTGTCACACTGCCCACGACAGGGACGAATGTCCAGGCGATTGCCATCAATTCCGGCGGCCTGGTGGGAACAGATAACTTTGTGCAAGACATCGGCTATAACCTCGGGGCCTCGAATGCGTATCCCGACGTGATTGATGTTTCCAAGGTCGTCAACCCTGCTCCGCAGGGTGTCTACCGCACTGAGCGTTGGGGACCGACCACCTATACCATTCCCAACCTGACACCCGGCGCCAGTTACACCGTACGTCTTCACTTTGCCGAGACCGCGGTTACTGCGGCCGGCCAGCGGGCCTTTAACGTTGCCATCAATGGCACGACAGTGCTATCGAACTTTGACCTCTTTGCCGCTGCCGGCGGAGAGTTCATAGCCAACATTCAGCAATTTAATGTGACGGCAGACAGCAGTGGCAAGCTCACAATCGCTTTTACCCTCGGGACGAACGGGGCGCCACACACAAATCCCAGCCTCAGGGGTATCGAGGTCATCCCAGCTACCACCCCGGACTTCACCATCTCGGCTACTCCAGGTTCGCAGACCGTGGCCGCGGGAAGCAACACCAGCTACACGGTTGCAGTCGCTGCCAAGAATGGGTTTACCGGAACCGTGGGGTTAGGCATCAGCGGTTTGCCCTCCGGTGCGAGCGGCAGCTTCAACCCAACCTCAGTCAGCGGTTCGGGCTCTTCCGCGCTGACGGTTACAACCAGCAGCTCGACTCCGGCAGGAACCTACACGCTCACTATCACGGGCACGAGCGGCAGCTTGTCGCACTCTGCCGGCGTGACGCTGGTCGTCACCGCCACGCCGCCGCAACCGCCTTCGAACCTGACGGCGGCTGCGACTTCCAGCTCCGCGATCAGCTTAAATTGGACGGCGTCGCCGACCTCCGGCGTTACCTACGATGTCTTCCGCAGCACGACATCAGGGTTTACGCCCTCGAGCAGCAACCAGATCGCGAGCGGGGTGAGCAGCACATCCTTCCCGGATTCGGGGTTGACGTGCAACACCGCGTACTTCTATCTGGTGGAAGCGGCGAACTCGGCGGGCACATCAGCGGCGTCCAACCAGGCGACCGCAACTACGCAAACCTGCCCACAAATACAACCACCCTCGAACCTGACGGCGACTGCGACTTCCAGCTCCGCGATCAACTTGAGTTGGACGGCATCGCCGACCTCCGGCGTTACCTACGATGTCTTCCGCAGCACGACGTCGGGCTTCACACCTTCGAGCAGCAACCAGATTGCAAATGGCGTGACGAGTACTTCCTTCTCGAATACAGGGTTGACGTGCAACACCGCGTACTTCTACTTGGTAGAAGCAGCCAACTCGAGCGGCACCTCCACGCCGTCCAACCAGGCGAGCGCAACCACACAAACCTGTCCGACAACTCTTGTTCAGATCAACTGCGGCGGACCAGCGGTGAGTCCATTCGTCGCCGACGAGTTCTTCGCCGGTGGCGGCACCATCAACCACGCTAACACCATCGATCTGAGCGGGGTGACGAACCCGGCGCCCATGGCCGTGTATCAAACCGCACGCATTGCGAGCTTCACTTACACGATTCCCGGCTTTACCGCTGGATCGAGCCATACGGTGCGGCTGCATTTTGCCGAGATCTACTGGTCAGCCGCCGGGAAGCGGGTCTTCAACGTGAGCATCAACGGGACGACGGTATTGACGAATTTCGATATCTTCGCGACCGCGGGTGCCAAGAACAAGGCCGTGATCGAGCAGTTCACGGGGAACGCAAATGCCAGCGGCCAGTATGTGATCAAGTTCACGCCGGTGACAGACAACTCCCTCGTGAGCGGGATCGAAATCCAGTAA
- a CDS encoding glycoside hydrolase family 3 C-terminal domain-containing protein: MRTSLLLLAIALMLFALPAGAQVQINAGGPAVAPFVADQDFSGGTTINHANTIDLSGVTNPAPMAVYQTARIGSFSYTIPGFTAGASNTVRLHFAETYWSTAGSRIFNVTINSTQVLTNFDIFAAAGAKNKAVIKQFTLNANSSGQYVLQFTAVKDKSLVSGIEVLGQGSPPPDFSLTASPTSATVNAGASTTISITSTASGSFSGTISLSASGLSTSATASFNPASIGAPGSSTLTISTSSSTPSGSSVVTITGTSGSLTHTTTVTLNVNSGTGNVARAQGIVSKMSLTDKVSQLHGTFDSTHYRVVVGIPSEGIPDLNLTNGPAGAAGAGPGHGGRAVAFSAPISLAATWDPSAAYTYGTLVGKECKFFGNGLVEGPDINMARVPFNGRTFEAYGEDPYLASQIVVSDIQGVQSNGIIAESKHYAANNQETNRGSVNVVIDERTLREVYLPHFEASVTQGHVGAFMCAYNKVNGFFNCENDVLLHQILRGDWGFTGFVTSDFGATHSTVGSANAGLDVEMPQPIFYGSAMQTALQNGQVAVSTVDNILVRRFATMMDFGIWDTPPVNQCPDPTNCFIPSPMAQQDGAAERPVSEEGMVLLKNAGAILPLKASQLHSIALIGPFATHPKTGGGGSATVNPIYSIYPQAGLQSRVGSGVTVTLNDGSNISSAVSLAASSDVAIVMVGVDESEGTDLTTLALPGTDDSLIEQVVAAQPKTIVVIKSGSPVLMPWVNSVPAILEAWYPGSEDGNAVAAVLFGDFNPSGKLPITFPASDTQIAANTPSQYPGINNVETYSEGVKMGYRYYDANNLQPLFPFGFGLSYTTFSFQNLAITPAITSFSSNPNQIVAVDFDITNSGSVAGAEVGQIYVGMPSVAVPEPPKWLKGFQRISLQPGQTGHVHLLLDMRSFAYWDANSHGWKVAPGTYQIMVGASSRDVRLQGQIAVN, encoded by the coding sequence ATGAGAACCTCGCTGTTGCTGTTGGCAATCGCTTTGATGTTGTTCGCGCTTCCTGCGGGCGCACAGGTACAGATTAACGCGGGCGGACCCGCGGTGGCACCGTTTGTTGCCGACCAGGACTTCAGCGGCGGCACTACTATCAACCACGCCAACACCATTGACCTGAGTGGGGTCACCAACCCGGCTCCCATGGCGGTCTATCAGACAGCGCGCATTGGAAGTTTCAGTTATACGATTCCTGGCTTCACGGCTGGTGCCAGCAACACCGTGCGGCTGCACTTTGCCGAAACCTATTGGAGTACGGCGGGGAGCCGAATCTTCAACGTGACCATCAACAGCACGCAGGTATTGACCAATTTCGATATCTTCGCCGCCGCGGGAGCCAAGAACAAAGCCGTGATCAAGCAGTTCACGTTAAATGCAAATTCCAGCGGCCAATATGTGCTGCAGTTCACCGCGGTAAAAGACAAATCACTGGTGAGCGGAATCGAGGTCCTAGGGCAGGGAAGTCCTCCCCCTGATTTTTCACTGACGGCGAGCCCAACCAGCGCGACCGTGAATGCCGGCGCCAGTACCACCATTTCCATTACTTCCACCGCGAGTGGCAGCTTTAGCGGGACGATCAGCCTGAGCGCCAGCGGACTGTCAACCAGCGCGACTGCCAGCTTTAATCCAGCTTCCATCGGCGCGCCCGGATCTTCAACGCTGACCATTTCTACATCAAGTTCAACGCCAAGCGGTTCGTCGGTCGTTACCATTACGGGAACAAGTGGCAGTCTGACCCACACAACCACAGTGACACTGAATGTGAATAGCGGCACCGGCAATGTGGCCAGGGCGCAGGGAATCGTGAGTAAGATGTCGCTGACCGACAAAGTTTCCCAGCTTCACGGCACATTTGATTCCACTCACTATCGGGTCGTGGTGGGCATACCCAGCGAAGGTATTCCTGACCTGAATTTGACCAACGGTCCTGCCGGCGCAGCGGGTGCAGGCCCTGGACACGGCGGAAGGGCCGTTGCTTTTTCGGCGCCCATATCCCTGGCCGCAACCTGGGACCCCAGCGCAGCCTATACCTACGGAACTCTGGTCGGGAAGGAGTGCAAATTCTTCGGCAATGGCCTGGTCGAAGGCCCGGACATTAACATGGCGCGCGTTCCATTCAATGGACGCACGTTTGAAGCCTACGGCGAAGATCCCTACCTGGCGAGTCAAATTGTCGTCAGCGACATTCAGGGTGTGCAGAGCAACGGAATCATTGCCGAATCCAAGCACTACGCCGCCAACAACCAGGAAACCAATCGTGGCTCAGTCAACGTGGTGATTGACGAGCGCACACTGCGCGAAGTCTATCTGCCGCACTTCGAAGCATCGGTCACGCAAGGCCACGTGGGTGCATTCATGTGCGCCTATAACAAGGTGAACGGCTTCTTCAACTGCGAAAACGATGTCCTTTTGCACCAGATCCTGCGAGGAGACTGGGGATTCACCGGGTTCGTGACCTCTGACTTCGGGGCCACGCATAGCACGGTAGGTTCTGCCAATGCCGGATTGGACGTCGAGATGCCGCAACCGATCTTTTACGGGTCGGCAATGCAAACCGCGCTTCAGAACGGGCAGGTGGCAGTCTCCACCGTGGATAACATTCTGGTGCGACGCTTTGCGACCATGATGGACTTCGGTATATGGGATACCCCGCCCGTGAATCAATGTCCCGATCCTACCAACTGCTTCATTCCTTCTCCCATGGCGCAACAGGATGGCGCCGCCGAGCGCCCCGTCTCCGAAGAGGGCATGGTGCTGCTGAAAAATGCGGGCGCAATTTTGCCGTTGAAAGCATCACAACTGCATTCGATTGCCCTGATCGGCCCCTTCGCCACGCATCCCAAGACCGGCGGTGGCGGCAGCGCAACTGTCAATCCAATTTACTCCATTTACCCGCAAGCGGGCCTTCAGAGCCGCGTCGGGTCTGGTGTGACCGTCACCCTCAATGACGGAAGCAACATCTCCAGCGCGGTTTCTCTGGCTGCAAGCTCCGACGTTGCCATCGTGATGGTTGGCGTCGACGAGAGTGAGGGGACCGACCTGACGACCCTGGCGTTGCCCGGCACCGACGACTCTTTGATCGAACAGGTGGTGGCGGCGCAGCCCAAGACCATTGTGGTCATCAAGAGTGGATCACCCGTTCTGATGCCGTGGGTAAACAGTGTTCCTGCGATTCTGGAAGCCTGGTACCCGGGATCGGAAGATGGTAACGCTGTAGCTGCGGTCCTCTTTGGCGATTTCAATCCTTCGGGAAAACTTCCCATCACCTTCCCGGCGAGTGATACGCAAATTGCGGCGAACACGCCCTCGCAATATCCCGGCATCAACAACGTTGAGACCTATTCGGAAGGCGTAAAAATGGGTTATCGCTACTATGATGCGAACAACCTGCAGCCGCTGTTCCCATTTGGCTTCGGGCTCTCCTACACCACGTTCTCTTTTCAAAATCTTGCTATAACGCCCGCTATAACTTCTTTCAGCAGCAATCCGAACCAAATCGTGGCGGTGGACTTCGATATCACCAACTCCGGTTCGGTCGCTGGGGCAGAAGTAGGACAAATCTACGTCGGAATGCCTTCGGTCGCCGTGCCCGAGCCGCCCAAGTGGTTGAAGGGGTTCCAGAGAATTTCTCTGCAGCCGGGGCAGACGGGCCATGTCCATTTGCTTCTGGATATGCGCTCGTTTGCTTACTGGGATGCGAACAGTCATGGGTGGAAAGTCGCCCCGGGCACATACCAGATCATGGTGGGGGCGTCCTCGCGTGACGTCCGGTTGCAGGGCCAAATTGCAGTCAACTGA
- a CDS encoding malectin domain-containing carbohydrate-binding protein, translated as MKKAFCLLLILLSVGVGTAFGGACPPGPPTSRGNGQVAGVAIPGGSRYYMKDALIENFDCFEQLSAWFPSYFHSSNSISPTQINVDMAYAAMATATFFNVVVPTTGNYTLGVRYAYASGLFPGITVRPEGIMVNGVVITNDMQFPITGNFETFEYASIVIPLKAGTNTVQMFNVAGDGVSRVDVLDITAGGTPPSCSSAPSAPSGLSAAAVSTSQINLNWTASTAPSGCTVGFYNVFRSTTAGFTPSGSNQIASGVTTTSYDDMTGVCATTYHYAAEAVDSAGASIASSQASATTSTCPTTGSVQINSGGPAVSPFVADEDFAGGGTITHANTIDLSGVTNPAPMAVYQTARSGNFSYTIPGFTAGSSHTVRLHFAETYFSAAGSRTFNVSINGTQVLTNFDIFAAAGAKNKAVIEQFTENASSTGGYVITFTSVVNNSLVSGIEVQ; from the coding sequence ATGAAAAAAGCATTTTGTCTTTTGCTGATCCTGTTGTCTGTTGGAGTCGGGACTGCGTTTGGGGGAGCTTGTCCTCCGGGTCCCCCGACCTCGCGCGGTAACGGCCAGGTCGCCGGGGTAGCCATACCGGGAGGAAGCCGGTATTACATGAAAGATGCCCTGATCGAGAATTTCGATTGCTTCGAACAGTTGAGCGCCTGGTTCCCCTCGTATTTTCACTCCTCGAACTCGATTTCTCCCACCCAGATTAACGTAGATATGGCCTACGCGGCCATGGCGACGGCGACGTTCTTCAACGTGGTGGTGCCAACGACCGGCAACTATACGCTGGGTGTCCGTTATGCCTATGCCTCCGGACTCTTCCCCGGGATCACAGTGCGACCGGAGGGAATCATGGTGAACGGCGTCGTCATTACCAACGACATGCAGTTCCCCATCACCGGCAATTTCGAGACCTTTGAATACGCGAGTATTGTGATTCCCCTGAAGGCCGGCACGAATACCGTTCAGATGTTCAACGTGGCGGGAGATGGTGTTTCCCGGGTTGATGTCCTGGACATAACGGCGGGCGGAACCCCTCCCAGTTGCAGTAGTGCACCCAGCGCGCCCAGCGGGCTGAGTGCGGCGGCAGTTTCTACCAGCCAGATCAACCTGAACTGGACAGCCAGCACCGCGCCCTCAGGCTGCACGGTTGGCTTCTACAACGTGTTCCGAAGCACGACCGCGGGGTTCACACCATCGGGCAGCAACCAGATTGCAAGCGGAGTGACCACCACGTCCTATGACGATATGACGGGGGTGTGTGCCACCACTTATCACTACGCAGCAGAGGCAGTTGATTCCGCGGGCGCTTCGATAGCTTCGAGCCAGGCCAGCGCTACAACGAGCACCTGCCCGACGACGGGCAGCGTCCAGATCAACTCCGGCGGGCCGGCAGTGAGCCCGTTCGTGGCTGACGAGGACTTCGCCGGCGGCGGCACCATCACTCATGCGAACACGATCGATTTAAGTGGAGTGACCAACCCGGCGCCTATGGCGGTCTACCAGACGGCGCGCAGCGGGAACTTCTCTTACACGATTCCAGGTTTTACTGCGGGATCGAGCCACACGGTGCGGCTGCACTTTGCCGAAACCTACTTCTCGGCAGCGGGTTCCCGAACCTTCAACGTGAGCATCAACGGCACGCAAGTATTGACGAACTTCGATATTTTTGCGGCCGCGGGCGCCAAGAACAAAGCCGTGATTGAACAGTTCACGGAAAACGCGAGCTCCACCGGCGGTTACGTGATCACGTTTACCTCGGTGGTCAACAACTCCCTGGTAAGCGGGATTGAGGTTCAGTAA